The nucleotide sequence CACCTCGTCAATAGAATTATCCACTACCTCATACACAAGATGGTGTAGCCCGTCAGCACCGGTTGAACCGATATACATTGCAGGCCGTTTCTTGACTGCATCCAGCCCTTCTAATACCTGAATTTTAGACGCACCGTATTGCTCCGCTGCTATCTGTTTTTCTTTTACCATAAATACCTCACGAAAAATACCACGAATTAAATCACGAATTTTCGCGAATAAAACCAACGCAGCTATTCGGGTTAATTCGTGATGTTTGCCTTCGTTCGTGAGCCGTTATTCGTGAATAATTTTTAGGTTTTTTATTTTCTCGCTTTTAAGGAATTCGTTAACTGCCTTTATTATTTTTCTTCTGATTATTAGTATTTCATTTTTTACTACTGCAGATTTTACCGATATAAAAACAGTATCTTTCGTAAGTTTTACAAGGTCTGCATACTTGGCGAGTTTAGGTCCTATAAATTCAGAAAAAAAAAGTCTTAATGCATAACTTTCAGGTGTAATACAGTTTTTGGCTAAAAATTTTTCAACAAATTCGGAGATATGTGTAACCTGTCCTTTTCGCATACAAAAGACAATTAAAAATGTAATTTTTAATTTTTAATTTTTAATTTTTAATTGATATTCCTAATCCAGCCGCATTGGCATAATTATATAAAGGTAATTTGGGTCATTAGCAGGTTTGA is from Elusimicrobiota bacterium and encodes:
- a CDS encoding DciA family protein is translated as MRKGQVTHISEFVEKFLAKNCITPESYALRLFFSEFIGPKLAKYADLVKLTKDTVFISVKSAVVKNEILIIRRKIIKAVNEFLKSEKIKNLKIIHE